In Paenibacillus durus, the DNA window GTAATACGATGTAGAGCGATAACGGGTTACATTGATTCCACATAATATCCAGTTAGTGAATTATTTTGTCTTTTTTTCAAAAAGGGAATGTATTTATTTTTATATCATGATAGCATTCGAAATGTATTGAATATGAATAGAGAAAGGAACACGAAACCATGAATATTACAGTTGAAACCCTCCCGAATTATCGCATCGCCTATGTGCGGCAAGTTGGTCCCTATGGACCTGCCAATACTCAAGCTATGAAGAAGTTAAAAAAATGGGCGGAGGAGAAAAATCTGCTTACTGAATCGTCAATCATACTCGGCATTCCGCAAGATCACCCTGAAACAACACTTCCTGAACACTGTAGATATGATGCATGTATCGTCATTTCAAAGGATTATCCAATGGATGATTCCATTTGCGAAAGTGAATTTACCGGGGGAGTTTATGTTGTTTTCAAAGTCAAACATACAACGGAGGATATTCAACAAGCATGGGCGGATATTATTCCAGCCTTACAAAACAGCGGATATCAAATGGACAACAAACCGATTATAGAAAGATACACTGGTGAAATGATTAACCATCATTTTTGCGAAATATGTGTTCCTGTAAAACCGTTATAACCATTGGAGGAACAGTAAAAATATTTCACTTCTTTCTTGCCAAGACACAAAGCATATCGTTATCTTCAGTAAAAGGATCGCCGGAGAAGTTATTATAAAACTCCAGGTCAACAAATCCATATTTCAGTAAAATGGAGGATATCTCATCCCTTGTGTACGTTTTATCCCAGATGTTATATACCTCAAAACGGCTGGTTTCATCAACAATGATATTGACTTAAATGGAAGCCCGAGTCTTCATACCAATAACTTGAATTTAAACCTAAATGGGGACCGGGCCTCCAGAACCCTCCGTTTGCCATACTCCATGTTTTTGTTTCTTTATGGTTCATGTACCTTTGCGGGCGAAATACATCAAAAACAAATGCTCCTCCAGGTTTTAAAGCTGCATAGATCTTCGTAAGTAACGTATCCCTGCTCGATTCGTCGATAACGCCAAAATCACAGTAAATCATTACGATGATGTCATATGGATTGGGATAGTCATACGAAATATAGTCTTCTTTTACATAAGAAATCGCAAAGTTCCCCATGGTTGCTTGTTGCTTGGCATATTCAATAGACAATTTTGAAAAATCATTGCCCGTTACAGAATACCCTAATTTCGCCAATCGCTGTGCATATAGCCCAGGCCCGCACCCCAGGTCAAGAATTTCTTTGGCATGATCCTGCCAGCATAAGTAATGATCTATCTATTGAACGGTTGAATCGATTACTTCGGGTCTCCTGCAAGCTGCATCCGACATCGGATCTAAATGTGACGCCAACAGTTGGCGGGATATATAATCGTCCGTCCACATTTGAGAGGTTCCTTTTGAAAAATGCTCGGCTTTCCGCTCGCTTGAAGTAGTCTGGTTATCAATTTCTATGCAGCTCATTGTTTTCATTGACAGTAATGTAACAAAAATAAAGTCATATCCTTAAGATATTATTCGAGAAAGACCCAATATCTTCCTCCCCCCTCTACCCTAATTCC includes these proteins:
- a CDS encoding AraC family transcriptional regulator, with the translated sequence MNITVETLPNYRIAYVRQVGPYGPANTQAMKKLKKWAEEKNLLTESSIILGIPQDHPETTLPEHCRYDACIVISKDYPMDDSICESEFTGGVYVVFKVKHTTEDIQQAWADIIPALQNSGYQMDNKPIIERYTGEMINHHFCEICVPVKPL
- a CDS encoding class I SAM-dependent methyltransferase, producing the protein MDHYLCWQDHAKEILDLGCGPGLYAQRLAKLGYSVTGNDFSKLSIEYAKQQATMGNFAISYVKEDYISYDYPNPYDIIVMIYCDFGVIDESSRDTLLTKIYAALKPGGAFVFDVFRPQRYMNHKETKTWSMANGGFWRPGPHLGLNSSYWYEDSGFHLSQYHC